A single window of Helicobacter macacae MIT 99-5501 DNA harbors:
- a CDS encoding FkbM family methyltransferase: MRQSFKNTLQSLEKAVKKVFGIRKERKGRILDSRGFVCDSKEKITRFVLFIPLFQKIRTLVNVSEFNNGANRISRGGESQKFCNPKSTLYTIKTTYRLLGIPLFFVFKTTLNNLNKKYTLSASIHTGYSTNIGEYVATNPNIENDISTLIKDLDIASKVLVSRQIALSLKAYKANNPTITELTADEIAELIKINAEFYPNILELGANLYAYNGYLLPKNDFEISVFWHKHGLNILEPSTLAKMRGKDFIDVGGYVGDSALLFEREFCDKNIYSFEATKANFRLMQRTLELNNSKRIVPINKGLGANNSTMQICIAEGGSSIVAHNSDEMESVEIITLDEFVKERKIAVGFIKVDIEGFEMEFLKGAKETICAQKPAMLLSIYHQPSDYFGIKPLIESWNLGYKFKIHKGVDFNLTVETALFCEVIE; encoded by the coding sequence ATGAGACAATCATTTAAAAACACACTTCAGTCGCTTGAAAAGGCGGTTAAAAAGGTATTTGGCATTAGGAAAGAGCGCAAAGGGCGAATCTTAGATTCGCGCGGATTTGTGTGCGATTCAAAAGAAAAAATCACGCGATTTGTGCTGTTTATCCCGCTTTTTCAAAAGATTCGCACACTTGTAAATGTGAGCGAATTTAACAACGGCGCAAATCGCATCTCACGGGGGGGGGAATCGCAAAAGTTTTGCAATCCTAAATCCACGCTATACACGATAAAAACCACATATAGACTTCTTGGAATACCACTATTTTTCGTTTTCAAAACCACTCTAAACAATCTAAACAAAAAGTATACTTTAAGTGCCTCTATACATACGGGCTATTCCACAAATATAGGCGAATATGTCGCCACAAATCCAAACATAGAAAATGATATTTCTACTCTTATCAAAGATTTGGATATCGCAAGCAAAGTCCTTGTGTCGCGACAAATTGCCCTTTCATTAAAAGCATACAAGGCAAATAATCCAACAATCACCGAGCTTACCGCAGATGAAATCGCTGAGCTTATCAAAATAAACGCGGAGTTTTATCCCAATATCCTTGAGCTAGGTGCGAATCTCTACGCTTATAACGGCTATTTATTGCCCAAAAATGACTTTGAAATTAGCGTATTTTGGCACAAACACGGTCTAAATATTTTAGAGCCAAGCACTTTGGCAAAAATGAGGGGTAAAGATTTTATTGATGTAGGTGGATATGTAGGTGATAGTGCATTACTTTTTGAGAGAGAATTTTGCGATAAGAATATTTATAGTTTTGAGGCTACAAAAGCGAATTTTAGGCTTATGCAGCGCACTTTGGAGCTAAATAATTCAAAGCGAATCGTCCCTATAAATAAAGGACTTGGAGCAAATAATAGCACAATGCAGATTTGTATCGCTGAAGGTGGCTCTAGCATTGTCGCTCACAATAGCGATGAAATGGAAAGCGTGGAGATTATCACGCTTGATGAGTTTGTGAAAGAGCGTAAAATTGCAGTGGGATTTATCAAAGTCGATATTGAGGGCTTTGAGATGGAGTTTCTAAAAGGTGCAAAAGAGACTATTTGTGCGCAAAAACCCGCAATGCTTTTAAGCATATATCATCAGCCAAGCGATTATTTTGGTATCAAACCGCTAATCGAATCGTGGAATCTAGGCTACAAATTTAAGATTCACAAGGGCGTAGATTTCAATCTCACTGTTGAGACTGCACTATTTTGCGAAGTGATAGAGTAG